One region of Thalassophryne amazonica chromosome 16, fThaAma1.1, whole genome shotgun sequence genomic DNA includes:
- the LOC117527998 gene encoding uncharacterized protein LOC117527998, whose protein sequence is MLHLCSIHPGPDSEMFFNLLTNVQNQRLDDQRMFLSVLPGIQNKEPASTSGGETGYLCYMISKVQQTRLEDQRCFLPQNKASSLGRPCSASFSSGSSTQNSAAKDPEPEQLFILLANSQGRRLDDQRVLLPSLPGIQTGTTSAAADVDASYLCYMISKVQGSRMDEQRCYAPNIVENLCNPSTQPKPNHSSDQPDVSSAKSPQKSDFLHRVKQLWQEASPAEQEKFFQMITKAQSKCIEDQRCVLKPVNCEPATAAQNGSALNNRLTGSTNARRLDDQHVELQNLPGISGSCEGKDKWSETNTGVLQSSAHQIILTERMPAPRGNDSSRSTAPPGIGDPEFGSSQCPSTSTLTPSTEYQKDEYVTAQAAAYGLNETEITQTPARENESRPISDTQMADAECGSPKDRCKLTSFSSEAEDQKDELPSQVNLLGLSEKDVHHT, encoded by the exons ATGTTACACCTGTGTTCTATTCATCCAGGTCCAGATTCTGAAATGTTCTTCAACCTCTTGACAAATGTTCAGAACCAAAGGCTGGATGATCAGAGGATGTTTCTTTCTGTATTACCTGGGATACAAAATAAAGAGCCAGCGTCCACCAGTGGAGGAGAAACGGGTTACTTGTGTTACATGATCTCCAAAGTCCAG CAGACCAGACTAGAGGACCAAAGATGCTTCCTCCCCCAAAACAAGGCATCTAGTTTAGGCCGTCCATGTTCAGCCTCCTTCAGCTCTGGCAGCTCAACTCAGAATTCTGCAGCTAAAG ATCCAGAACCCGAACAGTTATTCATCCTCTTGGCCAACTCTCAGGGCCGACGACTTGATGATCAGAGAGTGTTACTTCCATCATTACCGGGGATACAGACAGGAACAACTTCAGCTGCTGCAGATGTAGATGCAAGTTATTTATGCTACATGATCTCCAAAGTCCAG GGGTCAAGAATGGATGAACAGAGATGTTATGCTCCAAACATTGTGGAGAATCTGTGTAACCCATCTACTCAGCCAAAACCTAATCACAGTTCAGATCAGCCTGATGTGAGTTCTGCTAAATCTCCGCAGAAGTCTGATTTTCTACACCGTGTTAAACAGCTTTGGCAG GAAGCATCTCCAGCCGAGCAGGAAAAATTCTTTCAGATGATCACTAAAGCACAAAGTAAATGCATTGAAGACCAACGCTGCGTCTTAAAGCCTGTCAACTGTGAACCGGCAACTGCTGCACAGAATGGAAGTGCTTTAAATAACAGGCTCACAGGTTCGACAAAT GCACGACGGTTGGATGATCAGCACGTTGAGCTTCAAAACCTGCCCGGAATTAGTGGGAGCTGTGAAGGGAAAGACAAATGGAGTGAAACAAACACTGGAGTCCTG CAATCATCTGCACATCAGATCATTCTGACAGAAAGGATGCCAGCACCCAGAGGGAATGACAGTTCCAGGAGCACAGCTCCACCTGGCATAGGTGATCCTGAATTTGGTTCCTCCCAGTGCCCATCCACATCTACTTTAACACCCTCAACAGAATATCAGAAGGATGAATATGTCACTGCTCAG GCTGCTGCATATGGCTTAAATGAGACAGAAATAACACAAACACCAGCAAGGGAGAATGAATCCAGGCCTATCTCAGACACCCAAATGGCTGATGCTGAATGTGGGTCCCCCAAAGACCGGTGTAAATTGACTTCCTTCAGCTCTGAGGCAGAAGATCAGAAGGATGAGTTGCCATCTCAG GTGAACCTGCTCGGTCTAAGCGAGAAGGATGTTCATCACACCTGA